In the Paramormyrops kingsleyae isolate MSU_618 chromosome 6, PKINGS_0.4, whole genome shotgun sequence genome, one interval contains:
- the bcas1 gene encoding breast carcinoma-amplified sequence 1 isoform X1: protein MGNENSVYEFTEHPQANGKLQNGEANGHVIRIVDAQLISQSTSRPSEQEKVPSEAGKPAGSQKQAGGVRPSDGPGNSTQQLEPRREEEVSPTKAPEQDSDRKRTKGTPRQATFSLFKSVSPPAEAPGNPTHQPVLKEEEVSVQPPPAADKEVEPKQDTEEKVPLFNKLFKKKTEAKIEVDLPVVETDGSQGEEKPVVVKIKENGLHCEVSPTKAPEQDSDRKRTKGTPRQATFSLFKSVSPPAEAPGNPAQQPVLKEEEVSVQPPPAADKEVEPKQDTEEKVPLFNKLFKKKTEAKIEVDLPVVETDGSQGEEKPVVVTVKKNGLHCEPGKGEEASALRSQHLASVPVESEELGVNSDNVYPQQAEHGESLREERPVMNFFKTFASPSKTSKGVSPDVSKDTAKGTKEPEGQSKLEKGSAAKTAEPPASEPKDTDPNPKDSTGGTFSKLFRQKSFKDTQPTATSEVDAATASRSTKTAPPPEPPKAETKAEPAAKNPKNSQKEVPKDAPSGPEIKQKPAKSRPFSKLFQRKTMEEEPQEEDPQKDEEEGQGGASKASTLEASALPAQTGKPQEKKKSNLITLFKTKVPQRPQTSKVQTAPTCGNSVPVSTDVPTPDTTKNTPPDAPPLPEAAQGVKLKEDPKPGTEAEKKRSGKQEVIPKVKALEVAVDSKSVSEASQSGDEAAVSVSKKLEKRNSIHLFFKSLGPKRLSEASVQTDPVTITYPCEKAK, encoded by the exons ATGGGAAATGAGAATTCAGTTTATGAATTTACGGAACACCCTCAG GCTAACGGgaagctgcagaatggagaggCAAACGGCCACGTCATCAGGATTGTGG ATGCTCAGTTGATCAGTCAGTCAACCTCGCGACCCTCCGAACAGGAGAAAGTGCCCTCAGAAGCTGGCAAGCCGGCAGGCAGCCAAAAGCAGGCTGGTGGTGTCCGCCCCTCTGACGGCCCAGGGAATTCAACGCAGCAACTGGAGCCGAGGAGGGAGGAG GAGGTGTCTCCCACAAAGGCCCCAGAGCAGGACAGTGACCGTAAGCGGACCAAAGGTACCCCTCGACAGGCCACATTCTCGCTTTTCAAATCGGTGTCACCTCCTGCTGAAGCTCCAGGGAATCCAACACATCAGCCGGTGCTGAAAGAGGAAGAGGTCAGTGTCCAGCCTCCACCTGCAGCAGATAAGGAGGTGGAGCCcaagcaggacacagaggagaaGGTGCCATTGTTCAACAAGCTTTTCAAGAAGAAAACAGAGGCCAAGATTGAGGTGGACCTGCCTGTGGTGGAGACTGACGGCTCACAGGGGGAGGAGAAGCCTGTTGTAGTTAAAATCAAGGAAAATGGCCTCCATTGT GAGGTGTCTCCCACAAAGGCTCCAGAGCAGGACAGTGACCGTAAGCGGACCAAAGGTACCCCTCGACAGGCCACATTCTCGCTTTTCAAATCGGTGTCACCTCCTGCTGAAGCTCCAGGGAATCCAGCACAGCAACCGGTGCTGAAAGAGGAAGAGGTCAGTGTCCAGCCTCCACCTGCAGCAGATAAGGAGGTGGAGCCcaagcaggacacagaggagaaGGTGCCATTGTTCAACAAGCTTTTCAAGAAGAAAACAGAGGCCAAGATTGAGGTGGACCTGCCTGTGGTGGAGACTGATGGCTCACAGGGGGAGGAGAAGCCTGTTGTCGTTACAGTCAAGAAAAATGGTCTCCATTGT GAGCCTGGAAAAGGCGAGGAGGCGTCGGCCCTGCGTTCTCAGCATCTTGCCAGCGTCCCGGTGGAAAGCGAAGAGCTCGGCGTCAACAGCGACAACGTCTACCCGCAGCAAGCTGAACACGGGGAAAGTCTCCGAGAAGAACGCCCAGTGATGAATTTTTTCAAAACATTC GCGAGTCCAAGTAAAACTTCCAAAGGAGTCTCTCCAGATGTCTCCAAAGACACG GCAAAGGGCACCAAGGAGCCCGAGGGCCAAAGCAAACTGGAAAAGGGGTCTGCAGCCAAGACAGCAGAGCCCCCTGCCTCAGAACCTAAAGACACGGACCCCAATCCAAAGGACTCCACGGGGGGGACATTCAGCAAACTCTTTAGGCAGAAG TCCTTCAAGGATACCCAACCAACAGCCACAAGT GAGGTAGATGCTGCTACTGCTTCTAGATctaccaagacagccccacCACCTGAACCACCTAAAGCAGAAACCAAAGCAGAACCGGCAGCCAAAAATCCCAAGAACTCCCAAAAGGAAGTACCCAAGGATGCCCCGAGTGGGCCGGAGATCAAGCAGAAGCCTGCTAAAAGTAGGCCTTTCTCCAAACTCTTCCAGCGCAAG ACTATGGAGGAGGAGCCACAGGAGGAGGATCCGCAAaaggatgaggaggaggggcAG GGTGGAGCGTCAAAGGCCAGTACACTAGAAGCGTCCGCACTGCCAGCACAGACAGGAAAACCACAGGAGAAAAAGAAATCGAATCTTATCACCCTTTTCAAGACGAAG GTACCGCAACGCCCACAAACATCTAAAGTCCAGACTGCCCCGACATGTGGAAACAGTGTCCCTGTCAGCACTGATGTACCG ACCCCCGACACCACAAAGAACACGCCGCCTGATGCACCTCCTCTGCCCGAGGCGGCCCAAGGTGTCAAGTTGAAGGAGGACCCCAAACCCGGCACTGAGGCCGAGAAGAAGAGGAGCGGAAAGCAGGAAGTCATACCCAAAGTCAAGGCCCTGGAGGTCGCCGTAGACAGCAAATCAGTGTCGGAAGCCTCACAGAGCGGCGATGAAGCCGCCGTCAGTGTCTCCAAAAAACTAGAGAAGAGGAACTCCATCCACTTATTCTTCAAAAGCCTG GGGCCAAAGAGGCTGTCGGAAGCCAGCGTTCAGACTGATCCCGTGACCATTACTTATCCGTGTGAAAAGGCCAAGTAA
- the bcas1 gene encoding breast carcinoma-amplified sequence 1 isoform X4 — translation MGNENSVYEFTEHPQANGKLQNGEANGHVIRIVDAQLISQSTSRPSEQEKVPSEAGKPAGSQKQAGGVRPSDGPGNSTQQLEPRREEEVSPTKAPEQDSDRKRTKGTPRQATFSLFKSVSPPAEAPGNPTHQPVLKEEEVSVQPPPAADKEVEPKQDTEEKVPLFNKLFKKKTEAKIEVDLPVVETDGSQGEEKPVVVKIKENGLHCEVSPTKAPEQDSDRKRTKGTPRQATFSLFKSVSPPAEAPGNPAQQPVLKEEEVSVQPPPAADKEVEPKQDTEEKVPLFNKLFKKKTEAKIEVDLPVVETDGSQGEEKPVVVTVKKNGLHCEPGKGEEASALRSQHLASVPVESEELGVNSDNVYPQQAEHGESLREERPVMNFFKTFASPSKTSKGVSPDVSKDTAKGTKEPEGQSKLEKGSAAKTAEPPASEPKDTDPNPKDSTGGTFSKLFRQKSFKDTQPTATSEVDAATASRSTKTAPPPEPPKAETKAEPAAKNPKNSQKEVPKDAPSGPEIKQKPAKSRPFSKLFQRKTMEEEPQEEDPQKDEEEGQGGASKASTLEASALPAQTGKPQEKKKSNLITLFKTKTPDTTKNTPPDAPPLPEAAQGVKLKEDPKPGTEAEKKRSGKQEVIPKVKALEVAVDSKSVSEASQSGDEAAVSVSKKLEKRNSIHLFFKSLGPKRLSEASVQTDPVTITYPCEKAK, via the exons ATGGGAAATGAGAATTCAGTTTATGAATTTACGGAACACCCTCAG GCTAACGGgaagctgcagaatggagaggCAAACGGCCACGTCATCAGGATTGTGG ATGCTCAGTTGATCAGTCAGTCAACCTCGCGACCCTCCGAACAGGAGAAAGTGCCCTCAGAAGCTGGCAAGCCGGCAGGCAGCCAAAAGCAGGCTGGTGGTGTCCGCCCCTCTGACGGCCCAGGGAATTCAACGCAGCAACTGGAGCCGAGGAGGGAGGAG GAGGTGTCTCCCACAAAGGCCCCAGAGCAGGACAGTGACCGTAAGCGGACCAAAGGTACCCCTCGACAGGCCACATTCTCGCTTTTCAAATCGGTGTCACCTCCTGCTGAAGCTCCAGGGAATCCAACACATCAGCCGGTGCTGAAAGAGGAAGAGGTCAGTGTCCAGCCTCCACCTGCAGCAGATAAGGAGGTGGAGCCcaagcaggacacagaggagaaGGTGCCATTGTTCAACAAGCTTTTCAAGAAGAAAACAGAGGCCAAGATTGAGGTGGACCTGCCTGTGGTGGAGACTGACGGCTCACAGGGGGAGGAGAAGCCTGTTGTAGTTAAAATCAAGGAAAATGGCCTCCATTGT GAGGTGTCTCCCACAAAGGCTCCAGAGCAGGACAGTGACCGTAAGCGGACCAAAGGTACCCCTCGACAGGCCACATTCTCGCTTTTCAAATCGGTGTCACCTCCTGCTGAAGCTCCAGGGAATCCAGCACAGCAACCGGTGCTGAAAGAGGAAGAGGTCAGTGTCCAGCCTCCACCTGCAGCAGATAAGGAGGTGGAGCCcaagcaggacacagaggagaaGGTGCCATTGTTCAACAAGCTTTTCAAGAAGAAAACAGAGGCCAAGATTGAGGTGGACCTGCCTGTGGTGGAGACTGATGGCTCACAGGGGGAGGAGAAGCCTGTTGTCGTTACAGTCAAGAAAAATGGTCTCCATTGT GAGCCTGGAAAAGGCGAGGAGGCGTCGGCCCTGCGTTCTCAGCATCTTGCCAGCGTCCCGGTGGAAAGCGAAGAGCTCGGCGTCAACAGCGACAACGTCTACCCGCAGCAAGCTGAACACGGGGAAAGTCTCCGAGAAGAACGCCCAGTGATGAATTTTTTCAAAACATTC GCGAGTCCAAGTAAAACTTCCAAAGGAGTCTCTCCAGATGTCTCCAAAGACACG GCAAAGGGCACCAAGGAGCCCGAGGGCCAAAGCAAACTGGAAAAGGGGTCTGCAGCCAAGACAGCAGAGCCCCCTGCCTCAGAACCTAAAGACACGGACCCCAATCCAAAGGACTCCACGGGGGGGACATTCAGCAAACTCTTTAGGCAGAAG TCCTTCAAGGATACCCAACCAACAGCCACAAGT GAGGTAGATGCTGCTACTGCTTCTAGATctaccaagacagccccacCACCTGAACCACCTAAAGCAGAAACCAAAGCAGAACCGGCAGCCAAAAATCCCAAGAACTCCCAAAAGGAAGTACCCAAGGATGCCCCGAGTGGGCCGGAGATCAAGCAGAAGCCTGCTAAAAGTAGGCCTTTCTCCAAACTCTTCCAGCGCAAG ACTATGGAGGAGGAGCCACAGGAGGAGGATCCGCAAaaggatgaggaggaggggcAG GGTGGAGCGTCAAAGGCCAGTACACTAGAAGCGTCCGCACTGCCAGCACAGACAGGAAAACCACAGGAGAAAAAGAAATCGAATCTTATCACCCTTTTCAAGACGAAG ACCCCCGACACCACAAAGAACACGCCGCCTGATGCACCTCCTCTGCCCGAGGCGGCCCAAGGTGTCAAGTTGAAGGAGGACCCCAAACCCGGCACTGAGGCCGAGAAGAAGAGGAGCGGAAAGCAGGAAGTCATACCCAAAGTCAAGGCCCTGGAGGTCGCCGTAGACAGCAAATCAGTGTCGGAAGCCTCACAGAGCGGCGATGAAGCCGCCGTCAGTGTCTCCAAAAAACTAGAGAAGAGGAACTCCATCCACTTATTCTTCAAAAGCCTG GGGCCAAAGAGGCTGTCGGAAGCCAGCGTTCAGACTGATCCCGTGACCATTACTTATCCGTGTGAAAAGGCCAAGTAA
- the bcas1 gene encoding breast carcinoma-amplified sequence 1 isoform X5 produces MGNENSVYEFTEHPQANGKLQNGEANGHVIRIVDAQLISQSTSRPSEQEKVPSEAGKPAGSQKQAGGVRPSDGPGNSTQQLEPRREEEVSPTKAPEQDSDRKRTKGTPRQATFSLFKSVSPPAEAPGNPTHQPVLKEEEVSVQPPPAADKEVEPKQDTEEKVPLFNKLFKKKTEAKIEVDLPVVETDGSQGEEKPVVVKIKENGLHCEVSPTKAPEQDSDRKRTKGTPRQATFSLFKSVSPPAEAPGNPAQQPVLKEEEVSVQPPPAADKEVEPKQDTEEKVPLFNKLFKKKTEAKIEVDLPVVETDGSQGEEKPVVVTVKKNGLHCEPGKGEEASALRSQHLASVPVESEELGVNSDNVYPQQAEHGESLREERPVMNFFKTFASPSKTSKGVSPDVSKDTAKGTKEPEGQSKLEKGSAAKTAEPPASEPKDTDPNPKDSTGGTFSKLFRQKSFKDTQPTATSEVDAATASRSTKTAPPPEPPKAETKAEPAAKNPKNSQKEVPKDAPSGPEIKQKPAKSRPFSKLFQRKGGASKASTLEASALPAQTGKPQEKKKSNLITLFKTKTPDTTKNTPPDAPPLPEAAQGVKLKEDPKPGTEAEKKRSGKQEVIPKVKALEVAVDSKSVSEASQSGDEAAVSVSKKLEKRNSIHLFFKSLGPKRLSEASVQTDPVTITYPCEKAK; encoded by the exons ATGGGAAATGAGAATTCAGTTTATGAATTTACGGAACACCCTCAG GCTAACGGgaagctgcagaatggagaggCAAACGGCCACGTCATCAGGATTGTGG ATGCTCAGTTGATCAGTCAGTCAACCTCGCGACCCTCCGAACAGGAGAAAGTGCCCTCAGAAGCTGGCAAGCCGGCAGGCAGCCAAAAGCAGGCTGGTGGTGTCCGCCCCTCTGACGGCCCAGGGAATTCAACGCAGCAACTGGAGCCGAGGAGGGAGGAG GAGGTGTCTCCCACAAAGGCCCCAGAGCAGGACAGTGACCGTAAGCGGACCAAAGGTACCCCTCGACAGGCCACATTCTCGCTTTTCAAATCGGTGTCACCTCCTGCTGAAGCTCCAGGGAATCCAACACATCAGCCGGTGCTGAAAGAGGAAGAGGTCAGTGTCCAGCCTCCACCTGCAGCAGATAAGGAGGTGGAGCCcaagcaggacacagaggagaaGGTGCCATTGTTCAACAAGCTTTTCAAGAAGAAAACAGAGGCCAAGATTGAGGTGGACCTGCCTGTGGTGGAGACTGACGGCTCACAGGGGGAGGAGAAGCCTGTTGTAGTTAAAATCAAGGAAAATGGCCTCCATTGT GAGGTGTCTCCCACAAAGGCTCCAGAGCAGGACAGTGACCGTAAGCGGACCAAAGGTACCCCTCGACAGGCCACATTCTCGCTTTTCAAATCGGTGTCACCTCCTGCTGAAGCTCCAGGGAATCCAGCACAGCAACCGGTGCTGAAAGAGGAAGAGGTCAGTGTCCAGCCTCCACCTGCAGCAGATAAGGAGGTGGAGCCcaagcaggacacagaggagaaGGTGCCATTGTTCAACAAGCTTTTCAAGAAGAAAACAGAGGCCAAGATTGAGGTGGACCTGCCTGTGGTGGAGACTGATGGCTCACAGGGGGAGGAGAAGCCTGTTGTCGTTACAGTCAAGAAAAATGGTCTCCATTGT GAGCCTGGAAAAGGCGAGGAGGCGTCGGCCCTGCGTTCTCAGCATCTTGCCAGCGTCCCGGTGGAAAGCGAAGAGCTCGGCGTCAACAGCGACAACGTCTACCCGCAGCAAGCTGAACACGGGGAAAGTCTCCGAGAAGAACGCCCAGTGATGAATTTTTTCAAAACATTC GCGAGTCCAAGTAAAACTTCCAAAGGAGTCTCTCCAGATGTCTCCAAAGACACG GCAAAGGGCACCAAGGAGCCCGAGGGCCAAAGCAAACTGGAAAAGGGGTCTGCAGCCAAGACAGCAGAGCCCCCTGCCTCAGAACCTAAAGACACGGACCCCAATCCAAAGGACTCCACGGGGGGGACATTCAGCAAACTCTTTAGGCAGAAG TCCTTCAAGGATACCCAACCAACAGCCACAAGT GAGGTAGATGCTGCTACTGCTTCTAGATctaccaagacagccccacCACCTGAACCACCTAAAGCAGAAACCAAAGCAGAACCGGCAGCCAAAAATCCCAAGAACTCCCAAAAGGAAGTACCCAAGGATGCCCCGAGTGGGCCGGAGATCAAGCAGAAGCCTGCTAAAAGTAGGCCTTTCTCCAAACTCTTCCAGCGCAAG GGTGGAGCGTCAAAGGCCAGTACACTAGAAGCGTCCGCACTGCCAGCACAGACAGGAAAACCACAGGAGAAAAAGAAATCGAATCTTATCACCCTTTTCAAGACGAAG ACCCCCGACACCACAAAGAACACGCCGCCTGATGCACCTCCTCTGCCCGAGGCGGCCCAAGGTGTCAAGTTGAAGGAGGACCCCAAACCCGGCACTGAGGCCGAGAAGAAGAGGAGCGGAAAGCAGGAAGTCATACCCAAAGTCAAGGCCCTGGAGGTCGCCGTAGACAGCAAATCAGTGTCGGAAGCCTCACAGAGCGGCGATGAAGCCGCCGTCAGTGTCTCCAAAAAACTAGAGAAGAGGAACTCCATCCACTTATTCTTCAAAAGCCTG GGGCCAAAGAGGCTGTCGGAAGCCAGCGTTCAGACTGATCCCGTGACCATTACTTATCCGTGTGAAAAGGCCAAGTAA
- the bcas1 gene encoding breast carcinoma-amplified sequence 1 isoform X2, giving the protein MGNENSVYEFTEHPQANGKLQNGEANGHVIRIVDAQLISQSTSRPSEQEKVPSEAGKPAGSQKQAGGVRPSDGPGNSTQQLEPRREEEVSPTKAPEQDSDRKRTKGTPRQATFSLFKSVSPPAEAPGNPTHQPVLKEEEVSVQPPPAADKEVEPKQDTEEKVPLFNKLFKKKTEAKIEVDLPVVETDGSQGEEKPVVVKIKENGLHCEVSPTKAPEQDSDRKRTKGTPRQATFSLFKSVSPPAEAPGNPAQQPVLKEEEVSVQPPPAADKEVEPKQDTEEKVPLFNKLFKKKTEAKIEVDLPVVETDGSQGEEKPVVVTVKKNGLHCEPGKGEEASALRSQHLASVPVESEELGVNSDNVYPQQAEHGESLREERPVMNFFKTFAKGTKEPEGQSKLEKGSAAKTAEPPASEPKDTDPNPKDSTGGTFSKLFRQKSFKDTQPTATSEVDAATASRSTKTAPPPEPPKAETKAEPAAKNPKNSQKEVPKDAPSGPEIKQKPAKSRPFSKLFQRKTMEEEPQEEDPQKDEEEGQGGASKASTLEASALPAQTGKPQEKKKSNLITLFKTKVPQRPQTSKVQTAPTCGNSVPVSTDVPTPDTTKNTPPDAPPLPEAAQGVKLKEDPKPGTEAEKKRSGKQEVIPKVKALEVAVDSKSVSEASQSGDEAAVSVSKKLEKRNSIHLFFKSLGPKRLSEASVQTDPVTITYPCEKAK; this is encoded by the exons ATGGGAAATGAGAATTCAGTTTATGAATTTACGGAACACCCTCAG GCTAACGGgaagctgcagaatggagaggCAAACGGCCACGTCATCAGGATTGTGG ATGCTCAGTTGATCAGTCAGTCAACCTCGCGACCCTCCGAACAGGAGAAAGTGCCCTCAGAAGCTGGCAAGCCGGCAGGCAGCCAAAAGCAGGCTGGTGGTGTCCGCCCCTCTGACGGCCCAGGGAATTCAACGCAGCAACTGGAGCCGAGGAGGGAGGAG GAGGTGTCTCCCACAAAGGCCCCAGAGCAGGACAGTGACCGTAAGCGGACCAAAGGTACCCCTCGACAGGCCACATTCTCGCTTTTCAAATCGGTGTCACCTCCTGCTGAAGCTCCAGGGAATCCAACACATCAGCCGGTGCTGAAAGAGGAAGAGGTCAGTGTCCAGCCTCCACCTGCAGCAGATAAGGAGGTGGAGCCcaagcaggacacagaggagaaGGTGCCATTGTTCAACAAGCTTTTCAAGAAGAAAACAGAGGCCAAGATTGAGGTGGACCTGCCTGTGGTGGAGACTGACGGCTCACAGGGGGAGGAGAAGCCTGTTGTAGTTAAAATCAAGGAAAATGGCCTCCATTGT GAGGTGTCTCCCACAAAGGCTCCAGAGCAGGACAGTGACCGTAAGCGGACCAAAGGTACCCCTCGACAGGCCACATTCTCGCTTTTCAAATCGGTGTCACCTCCTGCTGAAGCTCCAGGGAATCCAGCACAGCAACCGGTGCTGAAAGAGGAAGAGGTCAGTGTCCAGCCTCCACCTGCAGCAGATAAGGAGGTGGAGCCcaagcaggacacagaggagaaGGTGCCATTGTTCAACAAGCTTTTCAAGAAGAAAACAGAGGCCAAGATTGAGGTGGACCTGCCTGTGGTGGAGACTGATGGCTCACAGGGGGAGGAGAAGCCTGTTGTCGTTACAGTCAAGAAAAATGGTCTCCATTGT GAGCCTGGAAAAGGCGAGGAGGCGTCGGCCCTGCGTTCTCAGCATCTTGCCAGCGTCCCGGTGGAAAGCGAAGAGCTCGGCGTCAACAGCGACAACGTCTACCCGCAGCAAGCTGAACACGGGGAAAGTCTCCGAGAAGAACGCCCAGTGATGAATTTTTTCAAAACATTC GCAAAGGGCACCAAGGAGCCCGAGGGCCAAAGCAAACTGGAAAAGGGGTCTGCAGCCAAGACAGCAGAGCCCCCTGCCTCAGAACCTAAAGACACGGACCCCAATCCAAAGGACTCCACGGGGGGGACATTCAGCAAACTCTTTAGGCAGAAG TCCTTCAAGGATACCCAACCAACAGCCACAAGT GAGGTAGATGCTGCTACTGCTTCTAGATctaccaagacagccccacCACCTGAACCACCTAAAGCAGAAACCAAAGCAGAACCGGCAGCCAAAAATCCCAAGAACTCCCAAAAGGAAGTACCCAAGGATGCCCCGAGTGGGCCGGAGATCAAGCAGAAGCCTGCTAAAAGTAGGCCTTTCTCCAAACTCTTCCAGCGCAAG ACTATGGAGGAGGAGCCACAGGAGGAGGATCCGCAAaaggatgaggaggaggggcAG GGTGGAGCGTCAAAGGCCAGTACACTAGAAGCGTCCGCACTGCCAGCACAGACAGGAAAACCACAGGAGAAAAAGAAATCGAATCTTATCACCCTTTTCAAGACGAAG GTACCGCAACGCCCACAAACATCTAAAGTCCAGACTGCCCCGACATGTGGAAACAGTGTCCCTGTCAGCACTGATGTACCG ACCCCCGACACCACAAAGAACACGCCGCCTGATGCACCTCCTCTGCCCGAGGCGGCCCAAGGTGTCAAGTTGAAGGAGGACCCCAAACCCGGCACTGAGGCCGAGAAGAAGAGGAGCGGAAAGCAGGAAGTCATACCCAAAGTCAAGGCCCTGGAGGTCGCCGTAGACAGCAAATCAGTGTCGGAAGCCTCACAGAGCGGCGATGAAGCCGCCGTCAGTGTCTCCAAAAAACTAGAGAAGAGGAACTCCATCCACTTATTCTTCAAAAGCCTG GGGCCAAAGAGGCTGTCGGAAGCCAGCGTTCAGACTGATCCCGTGACCATTACTTATCCGTGTGAAAAGGCCAAGTAA
- the bcas1 gene encoding breast carcinoma-amplified sequence 1 isoform X3, which produces MGNENSVYEFTEHPQANGKLQNGEANGHVIRIVDAQLISQSTSRPSEQEKVPSEAGKPAGSQKQAGGVRPSDGPGNSTQQLEPRREEEVSPTKAPEQDSDRKRTKGTPRQATFSLFKSVSPPAEAPGNPTHQPVLKEEEVSVQPPPAADKEVEPKQDTEEKVPLFNKLFKKKTEAKIEVDLPVVETDGSQGEEKPVVVKIKENGLHCEVSPTKAPEQDSDRKRTKGTPRQATFSLFKSVSPPAEAPGNPAQQPVLKEEEVSVQPPPAADKEVEPKQDTEEKVPLFNKLFKKKTEAKIEVDLPVVETDGSQGEEKPVVVTVKKNGLHCEPGKGEEASALRSQHLASVPVESEELGVNSDNVYPQQAEHGESLREERPVMNFFKTFASPSKTSKGVSPDVSKDTAKGTKEPEGQSKLEKGSAAKTAEPPASEPKDTDPNPKDSTGGTFSKLFRQKSFKDTQPTATSEVDAATASRSTKTAPPPEPPKAETKAEPAAKNPKNSQKEVPKDAPSGPEIKQKPAKSRPFSKLFQRKGGASKASTLEASALPAQTGKPQEKKKSNLITLFKTKVPQRPQTSKVQTAPTCGNSVPVSTDVPTPDTTKNTPPDAPPLPEAAQGVKLKEDPKPGTEAEKKRSGKQEVIPKVKALEVAVDSKSVSEASQSGDEAAVSVSKKLEKRNSIHLFFKSLGPKRLSEASVQTDPVTITYPCEKAK; this is translated from the exons ATGGGAAATGAGAATTCAGTTTATGAATTTACGGAACACCCTCAG GCTAACGGgaagctgcagaatggagaggCAAACGGCCACGTCATCAGGATTGTGG ATGCTCAGTTGATCAGTCAGTCAACCTCGCGACCCTCCGAACAGGAGAAAGTGCCCTCAGAAGCTGGCAAGCCGGCAGGCAGCCAAAAGCAGGCTGGTGGTGTCCGCCCCTCTGACGGCCCAGGGAATTCAACGCAGCAACTGGAGCCGAGGAGGGAGGAG GAGGTGTCTCCCACAAAGGCCCCAGAGCAGGACAGTGACCGTAAGCGGACCAAAGGTACCCCTCGACAGGCCACATTCTCGCTTTTCAAATCGGTGTCACCTCCTGCTGAAGCTCCAGGGAATCCAACACATCAGCCGGTGCTGAAAGAGGAAGAGGTCAGTGTCCAGCCTCCACCTGCAGCAGATAAGGAGGTGGAGCCcaagcaggacacagaggagaaGGTGCCATTGTTCAACAAGCTTTTCAAGAAGAAAACAGAGGCCAAGATTGAGGTGGACCTGCCTGTGGTGGAGACTGACGGCTCACAGGGGGAGGAGAAGCCTGTTGTAGTTAAAATCAAGGAAAATGGCCTCCATTGT GAGGTGTCTCCCACAAAGGCTCCAGAGCAGGACAGTGACCGTAAGCGGACCAAAGGTACCCCTCGACAGGCCACATTCTCGCTTTTCAAATCGGTGTCACCTCCTGCTGAAGCTCCAGGGAATCCAGCACAGCAACCGGTGCTGAAAGAGGAAGAGGTCAGTGTCCAGCCTCCACCTGCAGCAGATAAGGAGGTGGAGCCcaagcaggacacagaggagaaGGTGCCATTGTTCAACAAGCTTTTCAAGAAGAAAACAGAGGCCAAGATTGAGGTGGACCTGCCTGTGGTGGAGACTGATGGCTCACAGGGGGAGGAGAAGCCTGTTGTCGTTACAGTCAAGAAAAATGGTCTCCATTGT GAGCCTGGAAAAGGCGAGGAGGCGTCGGCCCTGCGTTCTCAGCATCTTGCCAGCGTCCCGGTGGAAAGCGAAGAGCTCGGCGTCAACAGCGACAACGTCTACCCGCAGCAAGCTGAACACGGGGAAAGTCTCCGAGAAGAACGCCCAGTGATGAATTTTTTCAAAACATTC GCGAGTCCAAGTAAAACTTCCAAAGGAGTCTCTCCAGATGTCTCCAAAGACACG GCAAAGGGCACCAAGGAGCCCGAGGGCCAAAGCAAACTGGAAAAGGGGTCTGCAGCCAAGACAGCAGAGCCCCCTGCCTCAGAACCTAAAGACACGGACCCCAATCCAAAGGACTCCACGGGGGGGACATTCAGCAAACTCTTTAGGCAGAAG TCCTTCAAGGATACCCAACCAACAGCCACAAGT GAGGTAGATGCTGCTACTGCTTCTAGATctaccaagacagccccacCACCTGAACCACCTAAAGCAGAAACCAAAGCAGAACCGGCAGCCAAAAATCCCAAGAACTCCCAAAAGGAAGTACCCAAGGATGCCCCGAGTGGGCCGGAGATCAAGCAGAAGCCTGCTAAAAGTAGGCCTTTCTCCAAACTCTTCCAGCGCAAG GGTGGAGCGTCAAAGGCCAGTACACTAGAAGCGTCCGCACTGCCAGCACAGACAGGAAAACCACAGGAGAAAAAGAAATCGAATCTTATCACCCTTTTCAAGACGAAG GTACCGCAACGCCCACAAACATCTAAAGTCCAGACTGCCCCGACATGTGGAAACAGTGTCCCTGTCAGCACTGATGTACCG ACCCCCGACACCACAAAGAACACGCCGCCTGATGCACCTCCTCTGCCCGAGGCGGCCCAAGGTGTCAAGTTGAAGGAGGACCCCAAACCCGGCACTGAGGCCGAGAAGAAGAGGAGCGGAAAGCAGGAAGTCATACCCAAAGTCAAGGCCCTGGAGGTCGCCGTAGACAGCAAATCAGTGTCGGAAGCCTCACAGAGCGGCGATGAAGCCGCCGTCAGTGTCTCCAAAAAACTAGAGAAGAGGAACTCCATCCACTTATTCTTCAAAAGCCTG GGGCCAAAGAGGCTGTCGGAAGCCAGCGTTCAGACTGATCCCGTGACCATTACTTATCCGTGTGAAAAGGCCAAGTAA